In one Candidatus Desulfatibia profunda genomic region, the following are encoded:
- the tnpA gene encoding IS200/IS605 family transposase, translating into MRIRLSAHGTYRHQYHVVWIPKYRQRILKGELKTFIEQRLFDIHQYHPDIEIEKYSIQDDHLHIVIIIPPRYSVSSIIGKIKANTSREIRKHFEWIRRIYRRNEFWSPGFFSSTVGIDEDVIKRYVEFQEKMDKGQLQLSFDFKF; encoded by the coding sequence ATGAGAATACGATTAAGTGCGCATGGGACATATCGGCATCAATACCACGTTGTTTGGATTCCGAAGTATCGACAACGAATATTAAAGGGTGAATTAAAAACATTTATAGAACAACGGTTATTCGATATCCATCAGTATCATCCGGATATCGAGATTGAGAAATACAGTATTCAAGACGATCATTTGCACATAGTGATAATCATTCCGCCCAGATATTCGGTTTCGAGCATCATTGGGAAAATTAAGGCCAATACAAGCCGAGAGATACGAAAACATTTCGAATGGATAAGAAGGATATATAGGCGCAATGAGTTTTGGTCGCCTGGTTTCTTTTCGTCCACAGTTGGTATCGATGAAGATGTCATTAAAAGATATGTAGAGTTTCAAGAAAAAATGGATAAAGGTCAATTG